CTTCACCTGATGGGTTATTCAAATTgtattaaaaagtacaaattattgtaaaaaaaaaatgaaaagtcaaATACAGACACTATACAGAGAACATGAAAAGGTCAATACTGGTCAAAGTAACACTGACAGAGAGTTATACTGACATTTTGGTTACAGCAATGTGTAAAAATATCTTTTGAACATTTGggatttaattgtattaatcttCATATGCTGGGCGAAATGGCTCATAAGTGGCAGACATGATGGAGAAAAAGGAATGCAACATTACGCCCACTGAAACATATCAACTTCAAGTCATGCCAACGAAAGTGCTGGACTTTAATATACTCACACATTTGAAAGCATTTTCATTGCTCTTTTCATCAGTGTGAATTAATGGTTCTTTGAGAGAGAGCAGACAGCATGTGTGATGGGTGTTTTGTAGATTTGCATGTAACTGATGTAAGAGAAAAGAACCTGTACCTTGCCCATTCATGCATGTATTAAATCTGATATCATCTGAGCTTTGAAACTGGTTTGTctctgacattaaaaaaaaaaaaatatatatatatatatatatatatatatatatatatatatatatatataataatacaataaatgccAGAAGCAAAAGAGGTTAAGAGAAACACTAAGGGACTAACCATCCACTTTAGACTTTAATACAACAACAGGTGCAGAGGGCCGGGTAACTTCAACAAAAAAAGTTCAGCCACCAACAGGCTGTTGTCATCTTCACATAGATTAtgcatctgagagagagagagagagagagagagagaggagagagagagagaggagagagagagagagagagagagagagagagagagagagagagagagagagagagagagagagagagagagagagagagagagagaggagagagagagagagagagagaggctgaaaCAGCTTAGAACCCCGAAATTAGAAGATGAGGAATCTTACGTTCTATCACATCAAACTAATCTTGTACAGTCTAGTTCAAAGCATTTAGTAGGCTATTAGAAAGCAGTTTATtctgatataataataaaaaattgaggAACATTTAGTGCAATGTAAGGGGAAATTAGTAAGAAGTTGTCAGTCAATGTCAATGATCATAATACTGTCGCGAAGTCTGTATAACCTTAAGCAGTCAATTGCGGCTCAAACTATTACAATTAATTAGAGTTTAAAGTTTGCCATTGTGAAAAGAATTTGCCATCGCATACTTTTAAGCTTCATTTTATTACACGGGTAAACTAAACAGTGATCGCGAGCTTTTAATTATCATCGATTAAAAGACAAAGTGTCactcaaaatcatttttttttcttactggtccAAACATAATAGGAATAAGGAAAATAGTGTGaagaatataagaataaaattcttatttatttttgcttgtttgtctAGCCTACGTATCTTTCGACTTTCCTCTAATAAATAATTTCCTTTTAAACGggtaaacaaaaacgttttaaTTTTGTAAACGAATGTCACATAGGCTATCAAGCAATTATGAAGTTGTTCATTTTcgattgaaaataaaaatcaccATTACACATCAGTATTAAACCTCTGTAGTTCAtagtatcaaaaatattttttgaaataatttttttcaaatgtaaacatAACAGATTGAGCTTTTGAAATGGTACGATTCGCCATATGCGCATTGAGGCACTTTATATAAGACACAAATCATTCCTtgccttatttttattatttgaatttaatctGTCATTTAAGACAAATAGATGTCattgtaaaaataacattttgtttttggtgTAACAGGAGATCACATATTTTAGCCGTGAAAAGTGATTGGAAAACAGGCTGCTGCATTTGACAGgagtttttattaaacattatgaaAACAAGATTTTGAACAACATTCCATTTCGAAACATTTTggttttttatttaatgacaCGTAAGGACATTTATCATTTcgataaataaatagaaattatagGCTATGTACAGTTTTTCTtcaattttacttatttttttttttattttttttacataagacAGCACACGTGACAGCACATATGGTTATGTAACCTCAAGCCGCTGTGCCTCAAATTAGACCAATAGACAGAGAGATTTCTTCATAACGAACTGtatcataattcataatttaaccgaagaaaaaaaaaagccaatgttAACAGTGGTTTCAGGCGAGATATCAAGCAGATACTAACCCAGGTAAAGGAACATACCTGGACATCTTATTTTAGAAGTCTGGACGATAGATCTGTTAGGAATCTAAGCATACAAAGGTAGGAAATAATCTGAAAACTGATTTATGACATTTCACGTGCATTAGATAATCCACTTTGGCAACTTCTTCATTTAGCCAGAACAAGATGGGCTGTATTTCAACCTCAAATGCGCATGATTATTTATAGAGAAGTTTGCACACAAGCCCTATTAATGTGGAATTATATCCGCATTTAATCTCTTGACATCTACCTGTAGTGTAATTCAGTATGGTCGGTAGCCTATTATCATGACAAtgttttaatgcaaaacaataggcAACTGCTTTATACAGAGTATGCTACAGTTTTATTATGTCacaataaaaagttaaaacaacCATTCTTGCCCTTACGAAGCTTGACATATATTTGAAGTATGTCGTTCATCATCCAGTCCATTAAGACATATATATCTTTCTTCAAGAGGTGATCTTAGTTATGTCTAACCAGTTTTCTACATACCTTCATTTATTCTGAAGTACAAAATTCACATAATCAGAGCTTCTGTTAATTGCTTTTGAATTTGGTGCATAGAATATTAGCAGCAATTAAAGACCTTGTGTTTATATGCACTTTAGATCGACTATGTCCACCATAACAGCAATTCGATTAACACAGAGGAAGCGAAATGTTATATAAATCCCAATTCTTCGAATCGTAGTGCAGTGGACTTCCTTTGAAAATGTACGTATTCAATAGGATGAGAATATTTGTTATTTGCATGCTACTACATACAAACATTGTATTAAGACGTTTTAAATAATCAAGCAAAAAGGACtttaaaaagaaagttaaattaaCACACCATTTGACCTCTACATATGTACAAGTGGGAATAAATAACTCTGGCTCAGGTCGGTTTTTCCCCCTTTGTTCTTATTCTGTAACTTTTAAACAACAGCAAATAAATGCAAGGACGGATTTCATGTGGTTTCGCAGGTacgcctgagttccttcagataCACGGCTTGTGTCGAGCAGATGAAacgaaaagagagaaagagagagaaaacagagagTGGTTAAGGGCCATGCTTTTCATCCAAGTGCTGTATGAGGAAGAGAGAGAACTGGCGCGTTTGGAGTACCATACATGTCCCGCATGCAGGATTATGGGGTAATGCAGACTTGAGCAATGCTTGAGGGCCCTCGACGTTCATAAAGTCCCATCAACCTCAGTTCTTGACTGAGAAATGTCAAGAATGTATTGCCATTCACCTTTCtttctaataaatgttttaatatgatTATTGTTCCTTGCAAGGTCCCTTCACAGGCTGGAGTTTCGTTTCCAGTATGTTCTCATCGCCATTAAGACTCGTAAAtccgcttaaaaaaaaaaataaggaagcAACTGTATGTTTAAAAACGCGTCGGACTTTGCAGTtgacctattaaaaaaaaaaaaaaaaaaaaaaaaaaaacagaatccaaAGCTGATAGGTCGTTGAAGGTTATGCGTGATCCCATATTTAGATCGGAGGTGTTATGAAGTAGAAGGGTCCGTGCAGTAGGCCTGTCTCTGGAAGATAGTCCTAACATTACACTAACTTTAAGACTTTTATGGTACAGTactatatttatacaaataatgCGCGAAGACTATAAATATGTCGCTGTAATGTTAGACTCTacactctcaaaaataaaggttctttaaagtttcattttagcACTTTAAGTTCAGCAAAGGACTTGCTTGTCAGTAATCGTTTTGGCGGTAAAAGTGGGCAGTTCTTTGGAAAAGAAGTGCAGGATGTTACATTATGGGTTCTCGATTTGCACATTGGGTTTTGGGTTCTTCAAAACACCAAACAGATGTTTCTCTAGAGTTCCTGagaatcaaatatttatttgtggaaCTTAAAAAGGTTGTCCTATGACATcagacctttatttttaagagtgtacgaTCTTAAGTGGACATTGTGAGTAGGCTATTTAAAATAAGAACTGCAAATTAAATTCACTCtgaaaaacatacaaattaaggTTTAAAAAACGAAAACGTAGGTGCGGGAAAAAAAGTCTTTAACAAGAATCACTCTCACATGAAGAATTCCGAGGAAGTGGTTTTTCCGTGAGTGCCGCTGGACGGGTCCCGAGTGTTGCCGCCGCCGTTAAATGCTCGGCTCGCGAGCTTTTCGTACTTCTCCTTGTACAGGTCCCGCTCTTTGATCAAACGCGACACGTCTTGCTTGAGTTGCTCCACCTGGCTCTGAAGCGTGCACTTTTCGCTCTCGAGTATGTGGCGCTGCTGCACGCGCTTGTAGCGGCACGACTGCGCATAGCCGCGGTTCTTCAGGGTTCGCCGTTTCTGCTTGAGACGGATCACCTCTTCTTTGCTGAAGCCTCTCAGTTGCCGATTCAGCTCGCGCACGGTCATGCTCACCAGCTGCTCGTCTGAGAAGCGGTCCTCGAGGCGCGCGTGCGCGTGGTGGCCgtggtgatgatggtggtggtggtgcacCGGGTGGTGGTGACCGTTCGTGGCCGTCGAGAGGTCTTCTCCGACGT
This genomic window from Carassius gibelio isolate Cgi1373 ecotype wild population from Czech Republic chromosome A6, carGib1.2-hapl.c, whole genome shotgun sequence contains:
- the LOC128015636 gene encoding transcription factor MafAa yields the protein MATDLAMSADLPNSPLAIEYVNDFDLMKFEVKKEPPEADRYCHRLPPGSLSSTPISTPCSSVPSSPSFCAPSPGSQPGQNLGNGVNSNNGGNNNNQVSSGKPQLEDLYWIPNYQHHISPEALNLTPEDAVEALIGNAHHHHHHHQPYEGFRGQQYVGEDLSTATNGHHHPVHHHHHHHHGHHAHARLEDRFSDEQLVSMTVRELNRQLRGFSKEEVIRLKQKRRTLKNRGYAQSCRYKRVQQRHILESEKCTLQSQVEQLKQDVSRLIKERDLYKEKYEKLASRAFNGGGNTRDPSSGTHGKTTSSEFFM